Proteins encoded together in one Synechococcus sp. BL107 window:
- a CDS encoding AAA family ATPase, with product MSSTAWSHQLDLLIRARTPLIWIRSSEEVRVETLLSQAAIRLQSQLTSWNFIDGLSGTLNDEGVGSRQPMAMLQWLQNLDPSRPTLVLAKDFHRFCDDPGVARMLRNLETSLRSTPHSLILCSGQWTPPADLDESLTLLDLPLPDADDLRQLISSIGLNSGSALDPAVLDELTQACSGLSEMRVRQVAARALARRGSIGAEDLAEVLEEKRQAIARSEVLEFCRSDSGTEAIGGHDSLKSWLQQRHRAFSEEARRFGLPLPRGVLLVGPQGTGKSLTAKAIARSWSMPLLRLDVGRLFAGLVGASEARTRDMIQLAEAMAPCVLWIDEIEKGFGGDGRSDGGTSQRVLANVLTWMAEKSSPVFVVATANGVDQLPPELLRKGRFDEIFLLDLPSESERQSILELHLKQRRPGVTLPLETVVSRCEGFSGAELEQTVIEAMHLAFAEHRELSETDLIRAASQLIPLSRTASESLAQLKEWAAGGRARQASIAGRNEA from the coding sequence ATGAGCAGTACGGCCTGGAGTCATCAACTTGATCTTCTGATTCGAGCGCGAACACCGCTGATCTGGATTCGAAGTAGCGAAGAGGTTCGAGTTGAAACCCTGTTGAGCCAGGCCGCGATACGCCTCCAAAGTCAGCTGACCAGTTGGAACTTCATTGATGGCCTGAGCGGCACATTGAACGACGAAGGAGTCGGGAGCCGACAGCCGATGGCCATGTTGCAGTGGTTGCAGAATCTCGACCCCAGTCGTCCAACCCTGGTTCTCGCGAAAGACTTTCACCGATTCTGTGATGACCCTGGCGTGGCGAGGATGTTGCGCAACCTCGAGACGTCTCTTCGCAGCACACCCCACAGCTTGATTCTCTGCTCTGGGCAGTGGACACCCCCAGCAGATCTCGATGAATCATTAACGCTGCTGGACCTTCCGTTACCGGATGCCGATGATCTCCGTCAGCTCATCAGCAGCATCGGATTAAACAGCGGAAGCGCCCTCGACCCTGCTGTGCTTGATGAGCTCACACAGGCCTGTAGTGGTCTGAGTGAGATGCGTGTTCGTCAGGTTGCAGCGCGGGCCCTGGCTCGACGCGGCAGCATCGGCGCAGAGGATCTGGCTGAGGTTCTTGAGGAAAAACGTCAGGCCATCGCCCGAAGCGAGGTGTTGGAGTTTTGCCGCAGCGATTCAGGCACCGAAGCCATCGGCGGCCACGATTCTCTGAAGAGCTGGCTTCAACAGCGACATCGCGCCTTCTCTGAAGAAGCACGTCGCTTTGGGCTTCCTCTCCCCAGGGGCGTCCTCCTCGTTGGGCCTCAGGGGACAGGAAAATCCCTGACCGCAAAGGCCATCGCACGGAGCTGGTCAATGCCCTTACTACGTCTCGACGTGGGTCGGCTCTTTGCTGGATTAGTGGGAGCGAGTGAAGCGCGCACCCGAGACATGATCCAGCTCGCGGAGGCCATGGCGCCTTGTGTGTTGTGGATCGATGAAATTGAAAAGGGGTTTGGCGGCGATGGCCGAAGCGACGGCGGCACAAGTCAACGGGTGCTGGCGAATGTGCTCACTTGGATGGCTGAAAAAAGCTCTCCTGTCTTCGTTGTTGCCACCGCTAACGGGGTGGATCAGCTGCCACCGGAACTTCTGCGCAAAGGGCGTTTCGATGAAATCTTTCTGCTGGATTTACCAAGCGAAAGCGAACGACAAAGCATCCTTGAGCTCCATTTAAAACAACGTCGTCCAGGCGTGACTCTTCCGCTGGAGACCGTTGTGAGCCGCTGTGAAGGATTTTCTGGGGCCGAACTGGAGCAGACGGTGATTGAAGCCATGCATTTGGCCTTCGCCGAACACCGTGAACTCAGCGAGACGGATTTAATTCGAGCCGCGTCCCAACTCATCCCCCTCTCCCGCACCGCCAGCGAATCCCTTGCGCAGCTCAAAGAATGGGCGGCTGGAGGTCGAGCACGACAGGCTTCTATTGCTGGACGTAACGAAGCCTGA
- a CDS encoding DUF177 domain-containing protein, with protein sequence MIPELEPVALQELRALGSPKTWVFEGYLDALTSLTPVRGEIQAEHRGNVLAVEAELNTIVTLSCDRCLGQFNQQLSASPSELIWLGDQPPTEDQLQLSAEISDLEGLVETLDPRGNFDPQQWAFEQLNLQLPVVNDCGETCPGAPTFNQDVVANDEPATDPRWEALRRLSDP encoded by the coding sequence ATGATTCCAGAGCTGGAGCCAGTTGCTCTTCAAGAGCTCCGGGCCCTTGGCAGTCCAAAAACCTGGGTGTTTGAGGGGTATCTCGATGCCCTTACATCGTTAACACCCGTGCGGGGTGAGATCCAGGCTGAACATCGCGGCAATGTTCTTGCTGTGGAAGCAGAGCTCAACACAATCGTGACGCTCAGCTGTGACCGTTGCCTTGGACAGTTCAACCAGCAGCTTTCGGCCAGTCCTTCTGAGCTGATCTGGTTAGGTGACCAACCACCTACGGAAGACCAACTGCAGTTGTCCGCGGAGATCTCGGACCTGGAAGGACTGGTCGAGACCCTCGACCCACGCGGTAATTTCGATCCACAGCAATGGGCCTTCGAGCAACTGAATTTGCAACTGCCCGTTGTGAACGATTGCGGTGAAACCTGCCCTGGAGCGCCAACGTTCAATCAGGACGTTGTCGCCAACGATGAACCAGCGACAGATCCACGTTGGGAGGCGCTGCGGCGCTTAAGTGACCCATGA
- the yidC gene encoding membrane protein insertase YidC, translated as MIGYISDNLLIPILDFFYGLVPSYGLAIVALTLVIRVALYPLSAGSIRSARRMRIAQPVMQKRQADIKARYASNPQKQQEELGKVMKEFGSPLAGCLPLLVQMPILFALFATLRGSPFADVPYTLNMKVLPADQIAAVELKPFNSASHSIFIGETDHVPVIASLPRGTKMGVGDSASVNLHTKDGRSFSDVLTELENPGKFSPAWSVTKGDDIVRVTEDGTITAIAAGDATVEAKIPGLAARSGFLFIKALGQVGFYADGAINWDIAILVGGFGLTLFLSQLLSGMGMPANPQQATANKITPVMITGMFLFFPLPAGVLLYMVIANIFQALQTFILTKEALPENLQKILDQQASQQTVTATATAGGSSDSRLPFEPKGGK; from the coding sequence GTGATCGGATACATCTCCGACAACCTTCTCATTCCAATCCTGGATTTTTTCTACGGATTGGTTCCCAGCTACGGCTTGGCCATCGTGGCTTTGACGCTGGTGATAAGAGTTGCTCTTTATCCCCTCAGTGCTGGGTCCATTCGTAGCGCTCGACGGATGCGGATCGCGCAACCCGTGATGCAAAAGCGGCAAGCCGATATCAAAGCCCGTTATGCGAGCAATCCCCAAAAGCAACAGGAGGAACTCGGCAAAGTCATGAAGGAGTTCGGCAGCCCTCTTGCAGGTTGCTTGCCTCTGCTGGTTCAAATGCCGATCCTCTTCGCACTGTTTGCAACCCTTCGGGGATCACCCTTTGCGGATGTGCCCTACACGTTGAACATGAAGGTGTTGCCGGCTGATCAAATCGCAGCCGTTGAACTCAAACCCTTCAACAGCGCCAGCCACTCAATTTTTATCGGTGAAACCGATCACGTCCCAGTGATTGCAAGCCTTCCCCGGGGCACCAAGATGGGCGTCGGCGATTCAGCCAGCGTCAATTTGCATACCAAAGACGGGCGATCCTTTTCCGACGTTCTCACCGAACTTGAGAACCCTGGGAAATTCTCACCAGCCTGGTCCGTCACCAAGGGTGATGACATCGTCCGTGTCACGGAAGACGGAACCATCACCGCTATCGCTGCCGGTGACGCCACTGTCGAAGCCAAAATTCCTGGGTTAGCCGCCCGCAGTGGCTTTTTATTCATCAAAGCCCTCGGACAGGTGGGCTTTTACGCCGACGGAGCAATCAACTGGGATATTGCGATTCTGGTGGGTGGATTCGGTTTAACCCTTTTCCTCTCTCAGCTGTTGTCGGGCATGGGAATGCCTGCCAACCCCCAACAGGCCACCGCCAACAAAATCACCCCAGTGATGATCACAGGGATGTTCCTGTTTTTTCCCCTGCCAGCTGGCGTGTTGCTTTACATGGTGATCGCCAATATTTTCCAAGCCCTCCAAACGTTCATCCTCACGAAAGAAGCCCTGCCTGAGAACTTGCAAAAGATTCTTGACCAACAGGCGTCACAACAAACAGTGACGGCAACGGCAACAGCGGGTGGCTCCAGCGATTCACGACTGCCCTTCGAACCTAAAGGCGGAAAATGA
- a CDS encoding PH domain-containing protein → MTTIQEDVHYEGGPAKGDLILNVLLGFTLIGLPFTIGAIVRAVWLRFRITSRRISVCGGWMGNDKTQVVYSQISEVRTVPRGFGAWGDMVLVLNDGARLEMRSLPRFREVEAYILERINKRSSTSTDKSVEGFAV, encoded by the coding sequence ATGACCACGATTCAGGAAGACGTCCATTACGAGGGCGGTCCAGCCAAGGGAGATCTCATCCTCAATGTGCTGCTGGGCTTCACGTTGATTGGTTTGCCGTTCACGATTGGAGCCATTGTTCGAGCTGTTTGGCTTCGCTTTCGAATTACGAGCCGACGCATCTCCGTCTGTGGTGGATGGATGGGGAACGACAAAACCCAAGTGGTGTATTCCCAAATCAGCGAAGTCAGGACGGTTCCAAGGGGCTTTGGTGCCTGGGGCGACATGGTGCTTGTTTTGAACGACGGTGCGCGACTTGAAATGCGCTCCTTGCCCCGCTTTAGGGAAGTTGAGGCCTACATCCTTGAACGGATCAACAAGCGTTCATCCACATCAACTGACAAGTCGGTCGAAGGCTTCGCCGTCTAA
- the rnpA gene encoding ribonuclease P protein component, producing the protein MVLPASMRLRGHRCFSRLHRSQRRHHGTWMVLRQIQSDRTLLRSELRSQSDTTCRCALVISNKVSKRAVRRNRLRRLLHNHLRQRLEQRTDLAGWWLLFSLRPNAAEAEPAQLLEECDSLLKIAGLER; encoded by the coding sequence ATGGTGCTCCCAGCTTCCATGCGCTTGCGTGGACATCGTTGTTTCAGCCGCTTACACCGTTCTCAACGCCGTCACCACGGGACATGGATGGTGCTTCGCCAAATCCAAAGTGATCGAACATTGCTTCGATCGGAGCTTCGCAGCCAAAGCGATACAACCTGCCGCTGTGCCCTGGTGATCAGCAACAAGGTGAGCAAACGCGCTGTGCGTCGCAACCGCCTACGACGATTGCTCCATAACCATCTCCGACAACGCCTCGAACAGCGAACCGATTTAGCTGGATGGTGGTTGCTATTCAGCCTCCGACCCAATGCCGCGGAAGCCGAACCCGCGCAATTGCTCGAAGAATGCGACAGTCTCTTGAAAATTGCAGGTCTGGAACGATGA
- the rpmH gene encoding 50S ribosomal protein L34: MTKRTLGGTSRKRKRVSGFRVRMRSHTGRRVIRTRRKRGRTRLAV, translated from the coding sequence ATGACGAAGCGCACTCTCGGTGGAACAAGCCGCAAAAGAAAACGTGTTTCAGGATTTCGCGTTCGCATGCGATCCCATACGGGACGTCGGGTGATTCGCACCCGACGGAAACGGGGACGGACTCGTCTAGCCGTTTAA
- a CDS encoding DUF2808 domain-containing protein: MPRSLLQRLMPCAATASALLVGACLSSTAPTPSIAQGTSGLMEFRWDNNDGYKKLYYYQTSAIQDDRADWYLTLREKDRKTAILKLTVEVPDFFDAKLKPERISLCRTSRGSMMSRSKCLEEVPATIEVNEDQTAIEVYPDEPVPMEGDYSLRIKLFNPKGKRMYQLNALIQAPGDVPMSGYVGSWLIDMD; encoded by the coding sequence ATGCCCCGTTCGCTTCTGCAACGCCTCATGCCATGCGCAGCGACCGCGAGTGCATTGCTGGTTGGAGCATGCCTAAGCAGTACTGCACCAACTCCGTCAATAGCTCAAGGCACATCGGGACTTATGGAGTTTCGCTGGGACAACAACGATGGTTACAAGAAGCTGTATTACTACCAAACCTCTGCGATCCAGGACGATCGCGCCGACTGGTATCTGACTCTCCGCGAAAAAGATCGCAAGACGGCCATTCTCAAGTTGACCGTTGAAGTGCCTGACTTTTTTGACGCCAAACTCAAACCAGAACGCATATCCCTCTGCCGCACATCTCGGGGCAGCATGATGAGCCGCTCAAAGTGTCTTGAAGAGGTTCCCGCCACCATCGAGGTGAACGAAGACCAAACGGCGATTGAAGTTTATCCGGATGAACCCGTACCCATGGAGGGTGACTATTCACTCCGCATCAAACTTTTTAACCCCAAGGGGAAGCGGATGTACCAACTCAACGCGTTGATCCAAGCCCCGGGCGACGTGCCGATGTCTGGTTACGTCGGCAGTTGGCTGATCGACATGGACTGA
- the aroH gene encoding chorismate mutase, which produces MSDTELKLVGLRGATTSAANTTAAIRDAVCDLIDALVKENDLSPERIVSVTFSVTADLDVCFPAAMARQRPGWDGVALLDCQQMAVQGDLERCIRVLAHAWMPPTREPRHPYRSEAQRLRPDRSRHN; this is translated from the coding sequence ATGAGCGACACCGAACTGAAATTGGTCGGCCTTCGGGGAGCGACAACAAGCGCTGCCAACACCACAGCGGCCATTCGAGACGCCGTTTGCGACCTCATTGATGCCCTTGTCAAAGAGAACGACTTATCCCCTGAACGGATCGTTTCAGTGACTTTTTCAGTGACAGCCGATCTTGACGTCTGTTTTCCTGCGGCCATGGCCCGACAACGGCCTGGATGGGACGGTGTTGCGCTGTTGGATTGCCAGCAAATGGCCGTTCAAGGAGACCTTGAGCGCTGCATTCGAGTGCTGGCACACGCCTGGATGCCACCTACACGAGAGCCAAGACACCCCTATCGCAGCGAGGCTCAACGATTACGGCCGGATAGATCTCGTCACAACTGA
- the sppA gene encoding signal peptide peptidase SppA → MIWPLRRKSHRRMARIVVEGPINGATRQRVLKALLEVKRREFPALLLRIDSPGGTVGDSQEIHAALLRLRENGCRVVASFGNISASGGVYIGVGAEKIVSNPGTITGSIGVILRGNDLSRVFERIGIRFDTVKSGKFKDILSPDRALNPEERALLQDLIDSSYSQFVGVVAKGRNLTEETVKTFADGRVFSGEQALSLGLVDELGDEDHALRLAAQLADLDQDDIRPVTLGRPRRKVSNLLPGSQIVSQLQKWLTMELMGSGQVLWLYRP, encoded by the coding sequence ATGATCTGGCCCCTGCGCCGAAAATCACACCGCCGAATGGCGCGCATTGTTGTGGAGGGACCGATCAACGGGGCCACACGACAACGCGTGCTGAAGGCTTTGCTGGAAGTGAAGCGGCGTGAATTCCCCGCACTTCTTCTACGAATTGACAGTCCTGGTGGGACTGTTGGCGACAGTCAAGAAATCCATGCAGCGCTGCTGAGACTGAGAGAAAACGGCTGCCGCGTGGTGGCCAGCTTCGGCAATATTTCCGCTTCTGGCGGGGTCTACATCGGTGTAGGCGCAGAAAAAATCGTGTCGAACCCAGGCACGATCACCGGCTCGATTGGCGTGATCCTGCGGGGCAATGATCTGTCCCGCGTGTTTGAACGCATCGGCATTCGCTTCGACACCGTGAAGAGCGGGAAATTCAAAGACATCTTGTCCCCCGATCGAGCACTGAATCCTGAGGAACGCGCTCTCCTTCAGGACTTAATCGACAGTAGTTACAGCCAATTTGTGGGCGTTGTAGCGAAAGGGCGAAACCTCACCGAGGAAACTGTAAAAACCTTTGCAGATGGGCGAGTCTTCAGTGGAGAACAGGCGTTATCGCTAGGGCTCGTGGATGAACTAGGTGACGAAGACCACGCCCTCCGCTTAGCCGCCCAGCTGGCAGATCTAGATCAAGACGACATTCGACCGGTCACCCTTGGTAGACCCCGCCGGAAAGTGAGCAACTTGCTGCCGGGCTCTCAGATCGTCAGCCAACTTCAGAAATGGCTGACGATGGAGCTCATGGGCAGTGGTCAGGTGCTTTGGCTGTATCGCCCATGA
- a CDS encoding DMT family transporter, translating into MPSIWIWLLMVLPFALWGTAMTAMAPLLATGGPWLVAGLRLFPAGLVLLLWVVWTGRSVWIDGRDWGWFALFTVVDACLFQALLAVGLDGTGAGLGSVLIDSQPLLVALLARGLFAELINPVGWVGLGLGLAGIFCLGVPGELLNHWWLLADPPAVQQLLQPGEVWMLLASLAMALGTVLIRFASRHSDPVAVTAWHMVLGGIPLLLLFGFENGVEPIGWSLADWGRMGFASFLGSALAYGLFFWFANRRDLTSFSSLGFLTPVFALATGGWLLGERLDPLQWVGVMLVLLSVICVSQRRRLWEPAPELSS; encoded by the coding sequence ATGCCGTCCATTTGGATCTGGCTGCTGATGGTGTTGCCCTTTGCTCTGTGGGGCACCGCTATGACAGCGATGGCCCCGCTTTTGGCCACAGGTGGGCCATGGCTTGTCGCGGGATTACGGCTATTCCCTGCGGGTTTGGTTCTTCTGTTGTGGGTTGTTTGGACGGGGCGATCTGTCTGGATTGATGGTCGCGATTGGGGCTGGTTTGCCCTATTCACTGTGGTGGATGCTTGTTTGTTTCAAGCCCTCTTGGCCGTTGGTCTAGATGGCACCGGTGCTGGCCTTGGGTCGGTGTTAATTGATTCGCAGCCGTTGCTGGTCGCTCTTTTGGCGCGGGGGTTATTCGCAGAGTTGATCAACCCTGTTGGCTGGGTTGGCTTGGGTCTTGGCTTGGCTGGGATTTTTTGTCTCGGGGTTCCTGGCGAACTCCTTAACCATTGGTGGTTGCTGGCTGATCCTCCAGCTGTTCAGCAGTTGTTGCAGCCTGGCGAAGTCTGGATGTTGCTTGCATCTCTCGCCATGGCCCTCGGGACTGTTCTCATACGCTTCGCATCGCGTCACAGTGATCCCGTCGCTGTGACGGCTTGGCACATGGTTTTGGGAGGAATTCCTTTGCTCCTTCTATTCGGCTTTGAAAATGGCGTGGAGCCCATCGGATGGTCCCTTGCTGACTGGGGCCGGATGGGGTTTGCAAGTTTTCTGGGCAGTGCTTTGGCCTACGGACTCTTTTTTTGGTTTGCCAATCGCCGAGACCTCACAAGCTTCAGCAGCTTGGGATTTTTGACACCGGTTTTTGCCTTGGCAACGGGCGGCTGGCTGTTGGGCGAGCGCTTGGATCCATTGCAGTGGGTCGGCGTGATGTTGGTTTTGTTGTCGGTGATCTGCGTCAGCCAGCGTCGCCGTCTGTGGGAGCCCGCTCCTGAACTGTCCTCGTAA
- a CDS encoding glycosyltransferase, which translates to MPVRSLQLVLVNTPIGALGSGRGGGVELTLASLIQGLVRQNHRVTLVSAKGSTLPSGCSGVTLVEVEGVDQPSWQHADADASVLIPRNGLLPALWEAALHHGTSADAVINCGYDWLPLWLTPWVQPRLFHLISMGDVAHVMREAIEAVASSHPQSLAFHTRRQAADFQLPGTARVVGNGFDLSRYSLQLSSDGPLGWAGRIAPEKGLEDAARAAAALGESLLVWGLREDPAYAAAVEAMVPPGTIQWRGFLPTHTLQQQLGSCRALINTPKWNEAYGNVVVEALACGVPVVAYDRGGPGELIISGETGWLVPPDDVESLVTALRHVNQIDRFKCRDWAEKNATCEVFSARVERWIRDGLKADVSIS; encoded by the coding sequence ATGCCTGTGCGTTCTCTTCAGCTTGTGCTGGTGAATACCCCCATCGGTGCGCTTGGGAGTGGCCGCGGAGGGGGTGTGGAACTCACCCTCGCGTCGTTGATCCAGGGATTGGTGCGGCAAAACCACCGTGTCACCCTCGTTTCAGCCAAGGGATCGACGCTGCCTTCTGGATGTTCCGGCGTCACCCTGGTGGAGGTGGAGGGTGTTGATCAACCCAGCTGGCAGCACGCTGATGCCGATGCTTCGGTTTTGATTCCAAGGAACGGATTATTGCCAGCGTTGTGGGAGGCAGCTCTACACCACGGGACGAGTGCCGATGCAGTCATCAACTGCGGCTACGACTGGCTTCCGCTTTGGCTCACGCCCTGGGTTCAGCCCAGACTGTTTCATTTGATCAGCATGGGGGATGTGGCCCATGTGATGCGTGAGGCCATCGAAGCCGTGGCCTCTAGTCATCCCCAGAGCCTGGCTTTTCATACCCGCCGTCAAGCAGCAGATTTTCAGCTTCCAGGAACCGCCAGAGTGGTGGGGAACGGGTTTGATCTCAGCCGTTACTCCCTGCAATTGTCCTCTGATGGCCCCTTGGGTTGGGCCGGGAGAATTGCTCCAGAAAAAGGATTGGAGGATGCGGCTCGCGCCGCCGCTGCTCTCGGCGAGTCGCTGCTGGTTTGGGGCTTGCGCGAAGACCCTGCCTACGCCGCTGCCGTTGAAGCGATGGTGCCGCCTGGAACGATCCAGTGGAGAGGATTTCTGCCCACCCACACGTTGCAGCAGCAGTTGGGTTCCTGCCGTGCCCTGATCAATACACCCAAGTGGAACGAGGCATACGGGAATGTGGTGGTGGAAGCTTTGGCCTGTGGAGTCCCCGTGGTGGCCTACGACAGGGGCGGACCTGGGGAGCTCATTATTTCTGGTGAAACCGGTTGGCTAGTGCCCCCAGACGATGTGGAATCCCTCGTGACAGCGTTGCGTCATGTCAATCAAATTGACCGTTTCAAATGCCGAGATTGGGCTGAAAAGAACGCCACATGCGAAGTGTTCAGCGCTCGGGTGGAGAGATGGATTCGTGATGGATTGAAGGCAGATGTCAGCATCAGTTAG
- a CDS encoding glycosyltransferase family 39 protein has product MHGRPLPVTVSCRQRRQVLALVLALGVLITLWRLGATGLMDETPPLFAAAGRAMAETGDWLTPRVNGLPRYDKPPLVYWLMGLGYSLPVRDLWDPLGSWAARLPSALAAIALMVTLADTLLRWPQPDDEQPRATAVISALAFGLSPLVLVWSRTAVSDSLLCGLLGISLLLQWRRFADPSYVSWWPAWIVLGFAVLVKGPVAVVLSGLALLLFSALRRDLQTPWRRLRPLPGLLITALISLPWYALELCVEGQAFWDSFFGYHNLQRFTSVVNDHLQPWWFFGPVMVVAALPFTPLLLLGLARVPRWRVPPEHSLQQFASCWLVAVLLFFTAAATKLPSYWLPATPAAALLIALATTSRDRLQRWAWTASIGLVACLAIIFWLSPVWVVWIRDPEMPSLASDLLGSGLVWRAALWFSLAAVLSSVVLVQRKSAAIGLLSMQIPLLLFHVSALIPIAELADQLRQVPVRQVADQMKKQHRPGEPLAMVGAMKPSLHFHTGQVIVFEGRSNGALVNLADRLANEQRRGWVGHPLGTKDASDTVLIAIDQGTSSQDHWRGLHPIDLGRFGIYNLWRLDRERLEQRADVLKANGVDADWRQPRPERF; this is encoded by the coding sequence ATGCATGGAAGGCCCTTGCCGGTGACTGTGTCCTGCCGACAGCGACGACAGGTCCTTGCGTTGGTGCTTGCTCTTGGGGTGTTGATCACCCTGTGGCGCCTTGGTGCGACTGGGCTAATGGACGAGACGCCGCCTTTGTTTGCCGCGGCTGGACGTGCCATGGCTGAAACGGGTGATTGGCTGACCCCACGGGTGAATGGTTTGCCGCGATACGACAAGCCGCCTCTTGTGTATTGGCTGATGGGGCTTGGCTATTCCTTGCCAGTGCGTGATCTCTGGGATCCGCTTGGGAGTTGGGCAGCGCGGTTGCCATCGGCCCTGGCTGCGATTGCGCTGATGGTCACCCTTGCGGACACCCTGCTGCGTTGGCCTCAGCCAGACGATGAGCAGCCAAGGGCAACAGCTGTGATCTCAGCTCTTGCGTTCGGCTTGTCTCCCCTTGTCTTGGTGTGGAGTCGGACGGCCGTCAGTGATTCGTTGTTATGTGGATTGCTGGGGATCAGCTTGCTCTTGCAGTGGCGACGATTTGCCGATCCAAGCTATGTGTCCTGGTGGCCTGCATGGATTGTTCTTGGGTTCGCCGTTTTGGTGAAAGGTCCAGTGGCCGTGGTGCTGTCTGGTTTGGCGTTGCTTTTGTTCAGTGCCTTACGACGCGATCTGCAAACCCCTTGGAGGCGCTTGCGCCCGCTGCCCGGCTTACTGATCACCGCCCTGATCAGTTTGCCTTGGTATGCCCTTGAACTTTGTGTGGAGGGCCAAGCCTTCTGGGACAGCTTTTTTGGCTATCACAACCTCCAGCGTTTTACGTCGGTCGTGAATGACCATCTCCAGCCGTGGTGGTTTTTCGGGCCGGTGATGGTGGTGGCGGCGTTGCCCTTCACTCCCTTGCTGTTGCTTGGGTTGGCTCGGGTGCCGCGATGGCGAGTGCCCCCTGAGCACTCGCTTCAGCAATTTGCATCCTGTTGGTTGGTGGCCGTGTTGCTGTTTTTCACTGCAGCAGCCACCAAACTTCCGAGTTACTGGCTCCCTGCAACTCCAGCAGCGGCACTTCTGATTGCACTGGCGACGACCAGTCGGGACCGTCTGCAACGTTGGGCTTGGACCGCTTCGATTGGATTGGTGGCTTGCTTAGCCATCATCTTTTGGTTGTCGCCGGTGTGGGTTGTCTGGATTCGTGATCCCGAGATGCCCAGCCTCGCTTCCGACCTCTTGGGCAGCGGTTTGGTGTGGCGAGCAGCGCTTTGGTTCAGTCTCGCGGCGGTATTGAGTTCTGTGGTTTTGGTCCAGCGCAAATCGGCGGCGATTGGCTTGCTGAGTATGCAAATTCCATTGCTGTTGTTTCACGTCAGCGCCTTAATTCCGATCGCGGAACTGGCGGATCAACTCCGTCAGGTTCCTGTGAGGCAAGTAGCCGACCAGATGAAGAAGCAACACCGTCCAGGCGAACCCCTGGCCATGGTTGGTGCCATGAAGCCATCACTGCATTTTCATACTGGCCAGGTGATTGTTTTTGAGGGGCGTTCCAACGGAGCCTTGGTGAACTTGGCGGATCGATTGGCTAACGAACAACGCCGAGGCTGGGTTGGGCATCCCTTGGGAACCAAGGATGCTTCCGACACCGTGTTGATTGCTATTGATCAAGGGACGTCTTCTCAAGACCATTGGCGCGGTCTCCATCCCATTGATCTTGGACGTTTTGGGATCTACAACCTCTGGCGGCTTGATCGGGAGCGATTGGAACAGCGTGCTGACGTATTGAAAGCCAATGGAGTTGATGCGGATTGGCGTCAACCGAGGCCCGAGCGATTTTGA
- a CDS encoding DUF721 domain-containing protein: MAVAPDSQRRRLPGLELLQAPQRKSPEQLKNCLGSLQRDWRRDDHLAALWQDWPSIAGAHLSPHCRPLALQRGILTVGASHPQWRQALQYNRPQLLSALTRAGHAVRDLRIQQHHAIASQKLEDEATIWARHPSRIDVHGMGTCPSCQRPAPNGEIKLWDHCGFCHRQKLAQQSPEPLDPDQNRSGLG, from the coding sequence ATGGCAGTGGCTCCCGATTCCCAGCGTCGACGTCTCCCTGGCCTGGAATTGCTCCAGGCGCCCCAGAGAAAGAGCCCGGAGCAACTTAAAAACTGCCTTGGTTCCCTGCAGCGGGACTGGCGTCGTGATGATCACTTAGCGGCCCTCTGGCAAGACTGGCCATCAATTGCTGGAGCGCACCTCTCACCTCACTGCCGACCCCTGGCACTCCAGCGCGGCATTCTCACCGTCGGTGCCAGTCATCCCCAATGGCGACAGGCTCTCCAGTACAACCGTCCCCAGCTACTGAGCGCACTCACCAGAGCGGGCCATGCCGTTCGGGATTTGCGCATCCAACAACACCACGCCATTGCTTCGCAAAAACTTGAGGACGAAGCCACCATTTGGGCTCGACACCCAAGCCGAATTGATGTCCACGGCATGGGGACGTGCCCCAGTTGCCAGAGACCGGCTCCGAATGGAGAAATCAAGTTGTGGGACCACTGCGGGTTTTGCCACCGTCAGAAGCTTGCTCAGCAATCCCCCGAGCCCCTCGATCCCGATCAAAATCGCTCGGGCCTCGGTTGA